In Devosia litorisediminis, the genomic stretch AATGCGCGCAATGTGGCGCTTGAACAGATCAGCACACCCTATGCGGCCATTCTGGACGCCGATGACCGGCTCAAGCCGCAAAAGCTCGAGCTGGCGGTTGCCGCGCTGGCCGAGCACGCCATCGTCACCACTGCGCTCGATGTTATGGACGAGCAGTTCAACCATTTGCGGCTTGTCGGGCAGGGGCCCGATCGCACGCTGGACCCGGGCCAGCACAAATGGGTCAGCCTTTCCATGGATTCCATGCTGGTCTGGGATCGGCGCCGCGCCGACGGCCGCTATGATCCCACCATGAGCAACATGACCGATCTCGAATTCCTGTTGCAGCTCTATACCAGCGTGCCGCACTCCTACCATCTGGGCACCCCGCTGCACGACTACATCAAGCGCAGCGCATCCATGAGTAATGGTGCCAATGTGACCGCGGGTATGATGGCCTCCAAAGCCACCATTCTGCAGCGCCTGCGTGCCGGCGCCTATGGACTGCCAGCTGAAGATGCCGCCGGGCTGGAGAAATTTCTCGAGATTTCCCTGGCCGCAGAGCCGCTTTATCCGCCCGCTCTGGCCCACCAGCCCGGCCTGCTGTTCGAGGATCACCTCGAGCCCCGGCTGCGCTGAGGACAGCAAAAGGCCGACCCCCGAGGGAGCCGGCCAGCATTTGGTCTACGCTGATCTTAGAGTGCGTAGAGGGTCAGGCTGTTCTCTTCGCCGCTGACACCGACGATCTGGTCCAGCGTGTAACCCTGACGCTCAATGGTCTCCATCAGCCACTTGTTGTTCTGCACGCGTGCCTTTACGGCGGCTGGGTCATTGTTGAAGGCCAGCGAGTGGGCTTCATTCTCATTGACCTTGAGCACGGTTGCGCTCG encodes the following:
- a CDS encoding glycosyltransferase family 2 protein produces the protein MSQTVSVITPAYEAHATIVTTVASVIGQTHPDWQLWIIADDGEDYAAVLADAGIRDSRIMHITSGGLGRGASNARNVALEQISTPYAAILDADDRLKPQKLELAVAALAEHAIVTTALDVMDEQFNHLRLVGQGPDRTLDPGQHKWVSLSMDSMLVWDRRRADGRYDPTMSNMTDLEFLLQLYTSVPHSYHLGTPLHDYIKRSASMSNGANVTAGMMASKATILQRLRAGAYGLPAEDAAGLEKFLEISLAAEPLYPPALAHQPGLLFEDHLEPRLR